DNA from Etheostoma spectabile isolate EspeVRDwgs_2016 chromosome 23, UIUC_Espe_1.0, whole genome shotgun sequence:
AGTATCAAATTCACTTCAAAAATATATTCCAACAATAAAATAGTTTTAGTTACATATTAAAAGGCTCTAcatttttgtgtgcgtgtggtgtacTATACACAGTACGTCATACATGTTAAATAGCAGACCAAGTACTACTGTCCAgactgagaaaataaaaggaatTAAGGAATCTTTTGAGGCAATCAGCAGATAGTGGTGTGTGCAAACTGACTTTTTGGAAGCATGTCCTCCTTGTCATAGGAGTACATCAGAGTATTCTGAGTCTAAAGCCGAGCACCTTCCTTCCTTTTGTAATAATATAACCACTATATTTGACATGTGAGATCAATaacaccaaaccaaaaactatatattattatgttatatttgAGCTCTCCCTAAGGCACAGCACAGTTGTCGTTGCTGGAATTTGAGTCTCTCAGAGCTCCGTCTTCTATTCTACTGAGCGGCTGGCAGCCCCATCTCTGCCGCAGAGCTGGAGGTAGAGGAGGGCGCGTCATTGGCTGGAAAACCAATGGGCGTGAGTGTGCGTATGCGTAGCGTTTTCCAGTGGGTGTGTGGCCATCATCAAACAGGTGTCCAGGTGAGCTCCACCACTAAACACAATGGGAAGAATTAATTACAGCTTTTTAGAATTTTAGTTGTACATTATCAACATGTCCATTGTGATCCTGCAAAAATGATTCCCCGCATCCATGCAATCTTATTGAGGGAAAGTGGAGGCAATGTCCCCTGCCGTCTTATTTCATATTCTCATAGACATAGTGGCTttaagtaaaaacaacaaaaccctGAAACGTTAGGCTTACAACAATATGATCTGTGACGTCAATTGACACCCaggttttgtgttggagttctACAGTATCCCAAATGTGCACTTGTACATTTGATTGACATAATACGTtgctagacaaaaaaaaaaaaattgtgtcaaAAACTGAGCCAGATTTTGGTTTTGGCAGTTGAATTCAGGAGTGTTGTTTATGCACGCAGGGCTAATTTGGTCTTAACACAATCCTTTACCTGGAACTCTCTCTGCCAAATCTGTGCTGCGATGGGCGAGAATTGTGATGTAAACAGGAAGCGTGAGTCTATTATAAAAGGGAAATATAGCACGGGGCACAGGGGCAGACTTTTTAATGAATCCAAAGATCCACATTGGTGAAAGGAAATACCATGGCTGGGTATAATAGGATGTTAAGTACTTTTGTGTCATTTTCTCTTTGACTGtgtttgtgactgtttttttttctgtctgttaaaAACTGTGGGAAAGCTGTTAtgcatttaattttattctGACCAGTCACTCTGTGCTAAAGATTAAACAGTATATGATGTTATGGTGTAATGCAGTGTTCTTAGTGTACCTGGCTGCAGGTAATCTCCACTCTGTGCATCCATAGGAGAAATCATCTGAGACAGTGACGGACTCTTCCTTCACAAGGTCAAAGAAGGACGGCCAACCTGAAACCATAACGGCATCATGTTATGAAGGGTGAGCAAACCAGTGGGTGCAGTGACAGCAAGGACAGCACTGGTCCGACCCTTGGTCTGATGTGAGCTGGCGCTGGCTTTGAGGCCAAATCAAACCTATCGAGTGGTCGGTCCAGCACTATAGTGGCCGAGACGGTTAACACAAACACtaagccacaacacaaacacaaaagcttaaacacaaatacaaaagcacatACAAACGCAAAAGCCACAATacaaacgcaaaagctacaaaaaaaatataaaaagctaaCCACAAGCAACACGGCAAGTGAGTGACAATGCAAGTGAGTGTGTTGTTGACAAACTGAGCTGGCGGATGGGCAGGAGGAAAGTTCTTGTATGTTTGAGAAGTGAAACATGGTTCCTTGCCAATTATGATTACTGTCACTATGTGACGGTCACAAATAAGCAATGTTGCTCaatatgtttgtattttcataTGTAGTACTCTGCCATTTAGGCTACAAAGGAAAGGGTTACGTTCAGGTGAAATGCATTTCCATGTGTGAACAAGTCCCaaacgtacgtgtgtgtgtgtggtgtgcctATTTGTGGTAAGATGAGGATACCAACAAAACCATAAACTCTACAATTATATACAGTCATGAACACACCACTTTTCATGACTTAATACAGTGTTAACATAAGAGTCCCCAGTCTGAATTGTATTGATTTTTATGtgtatgttattttgtgttcatttttcaAAGCTAATTGGTCTNNNNNNNNNNNNNNNNNNNNNNNNNtagaacaaaaatacaacttatataaaagatgtaatgatggtttgtctattaggtaagtcaTAAGGGttaatgcttcataacaacagtcttatctatgggccacaaggatgtcctcatgaaaccgtcattaaaaataacagtaacgtaacgtaatgaatgaatattactTATACggatttttagagcagaaacataagtatatactaaaagagtggactgcaaagaataggtatattaatgaattaagagtgcagtacaagaacgaatattacgatcCAGTGTGTGTACTGTTTCCAGCTAATgtgggggggtgacatgacggcggtgtcgcaatcgtcatcctggcgtgacacggagcaaacatatcacatttatttttgttaaacgatcaaaaacaaagcaggaataattttttcgcgaaacacaatagcagactggaatgctctcccgaggtgaaattgtacagaagaagaagggattaaatgtgatcgtcatccggtaagtgcacacggtagtgcgcgatttgagacaacactcctctgtcaaaaatacgcactatgcaagacagtacgtagtgcactgcactaagggaagtgcgcgatttgagacacagccacagTCTCTGAGGTGTTGGGCAACGGCACAGTCTCTGAGGTGTCAGGCAACGGCACAGTTTCTGAGGTGTCGGGCAACGACACAGTTTCTGAAGTACCGGGCAACGACAGTCTCTGGGACACCGGAGACCGGAAAAGCCTCTGGGGCAGTCTCTGAGGTGGACTCTGGTCAGCGTAGACTCTGGGCGAGCAGTCAACGCAGACCCTGGGCGAGCAGTCAACGCAGACCCTGGAAAGTCGGTCAACACATACTCTGGAAGGTCGGTTGACGCAGACTCTGGAAGGTTAGTCAGCGTAGACTCTGGACGGCTGGACCTCAGTGGAGGTTCTGGACGGCTGGATGTCAGCAGAGGTTCTGGAAGTCTGCTCAGCTAACAGGCTCTAGGCTGCTGGACATCACATGCTCTGGTCCGCTGGACCCAAGTAGTAGGATGACTGCCCCTATATTGTGTATGGGAATACCAGTCAAGAGCTTGTCGGGACCTACCCACATTTTTACAAGCAGCATTTACAAccacattttatatatatactgtatatgcctttctttttttgctcattTGTTGTTATCTCTCACGTTTTCGCTTAGTGAGAGATCACTGTTGTGacttcctccacctccccttccacctcaaGTCATCGTCTACTCCTGCTAACCTTTCCGGAGCCTCCTTTgttctggtcttcgggctcttTCATCGCTACCatcggtgtctagattccattggGGGGTTGTGatgttctctacccctatacaCAAACTAGTCTAATCGCCAacgactttgtacattttattatgctgtacaataaacattttgcagatctgcaaacatgtctctcctgactgAAATGTATAAAGGGACATGGATATGCATTGCTAAGCCATTATCATGATCATGCCCTAAAGCATCCCCTGCTCAActgttaattttaaaataaatgggaccataatttacaaaatgaacattatGCTGTATTAAAGAAGACTTGAAAGtagcaattgagaccataaactcagtATGAAAATGTTCATTGTTGTAATAAATCAAGGTAATTTTTCCATACACTTCTATGGAAATGGACTTCCTTTTGCAAACAGGGGAGTCGCCCCCGGCTGGAAATGAAATATAATGCAGATTCAAGGCACTTTAggattggcttcacttttcagtttattattattatgatagaTGAGTAGTCTACTGTGGGCATCTAACAAACAAATAGATTGTGAAGTGAAGTTAAAATGGTTGcctagtttgttttgtttgtccttGTTAGTGAGTACAATTACAGAATACtgatcagtttttttcttcctcacagGTACATAGTATTATGTGCATGCTGGCAGTCAGCTGGTTATCAGCTGTTTATTGTGGTGCAGTTTTTAACAGTGAGGAAACATGAGACAATGTTTAAAGCATTGGATATTGTCCATTGCTGGTCCATTTGTCCAATGTGGACAGTCTAAGCTTGTTCAATGCTTTCTTGCTTTTAGGTGTAATTGTGAAAATCAACCAGAACTACAGGAATTTGACTGTAAACACAAGCTCATGCGGCAGTCTCCCTAACTCATCTCATCTGTAAATAGATCATTTCCTCCTACTGATGCCCAcccctgtgtttgtgtgacctCAGGACGTAGACAACACGTTGTAAAATGTTAGTGCTTTAGATGCTCCAGCTGCCCCTcagcccccaccaccaccccagcTTTCTACTGCCACTTTGCAGTCTAAACACACCTCACTTGTAAATATTCCTTATTGCATCCAGAACATAAACGCTCTCATTGCTGAGGCTTAGTACCAGGATTTCCCACACTCAGCCAGCTCGCTGAACTGATGTCACACTCTAGCATGCCACCCACACACTCCATACCTCCATCATCTTGTGATTTccattgtttaaaaaagcaccTTGTGACCCAAAGTTTTCTAGTCTGGAATCTAATAATAGCTGGAAAATGACTCTAAACATCCACTGTCAGGATACCCTTAAAGGCACTGAACCTCCATCGGCCAGTAGGAAACTTTGATGGGCAGCTTTTACTGTtaatttctctgtattaatATATGGACAGCACCATTTTTGACTGGAAAAAGTAGCTGAGACTAGCTAAAGCAAAATTAAGGATACATTACCACAAAGGAAAACTGTGCATTGCCTGGAGTGGAAAATCTTAAGgatttatgtttaaaataacataccaatttaggtttaaaaaaaggatgttgTCAACTTTCCACATCAGGGGGCGATCTGGTAGCTTACCTGGTTGAGCTTGTGCCCCATGTACCAAGGCTCAGCCCGGGTTTAAATCCAACCCGGATGCATGTCATCCCCAGATTTTCTACCTCCATtcctgtcttcatctgtcctatcaaataaaagccccaaaaataatcttaaacagcaaaaaaactttCCACATTAGCATAGATACTAACCCTGAGATATTTTTCAGATACACGTCATTGTTTCCTCCGACCTATGGCTGACGCTACCTGTTAGGAACTGCATGTGCTGGAGAATGTTCTTTTTCTCAAATGTCGAAGATTCTACAACAAACTCAGGAGCACTTGGTTATGTTGTAACCTCGGTTCTCTGAGGGAAAAGATTGTCTCTCCACCGTCAAGAAGTCATCTGGGAGTTGGACTTTGACAACTTCTCTTCACAGAAGGCCAGATGAAGCCTGTGTGGTTTAGATTTTTTGTGCTGTGTGGTCATTGCTTTGCCTCTGCATATTTTAATCTTGGACTTCATGTGATCATAATAATATATGTTAGGTGATGATAAATAATGTATGCATAGAAAAACACATAACAAAAATGATGGTGGTATaccagaatatttttttttaacctgtgcCAGGGCCTATGAGCTTGATAACCTGTCCATTAGTGGAATCCGTGTGATGAAACAAAAactacaatttaaaatgtttgttgctTTCTGAGCTGCTATTTAAGATTTCTTTTAatatcctgttttattttttctttcaacttttttcCTCACTATGTCTGAGATTTTGTCTGCCTGTTTATCTGTCTTGTAGGTCTGGTGAGCCAAAGAAAAATTTCCACCCTGGTGGAAAAGAAAGATTTATTCTATTCTTTTCTATTCTAGATGATAAAAGAAAGCGCTGTGGGGTACAGTGTTTGAAGTGGACAGAGAGTCTACCTTAGCAACCTACCACTAATTTTCTCCAGCAGTAAAACATTTGTCATGTAAACATTGACTTTTCATGCATCAGTGCATGCTTTCAACACACATGCAGCTGACACAGTGgttaaagtcattttttaaatggtatGACAGCATTAATACTCAGAAATACTTCAAACATGTAAGTCAACATCCCATCAATAACGTGATTTTGTGCCTTTTTATTTCCTGAATGGTTTTTAGCCAGCCATACCTTTTTATACTTATTGTAGTTTTCCTTGATAAGATTTTATTTAGCACTATATCACAACATCCGAGTAATTTGATTCATTTGTAACTGCACGATACAAACCTGTTCTTAAATTTCCAAAGCCTGAGcatgcacaaaaacagacaaaccaaaaTAAGATTAGAACAAAGCCGCAATCCTGGTCAGTGTCCCAGGAGACCCTGACGGTTCACAACCTCCCAGCACCTCCCACTCACCACCTATCTCCCTGTTAGAAAGGCTTCTGGGAGACAGAACAGTGCAACTTTTTTGAgagcagtgtgtaggatttagtggcATCCAGTGGTAAGATTGCATATTGCAACCAACTGAAAACCCCTTCCCTCACCTCTACCTTTCCAAACACGTAGTAGCACCTTTGGTGGCCTTCAAGTAACTTAAAAATGATCAAAGGCCCTCTTTAGAGCCacaatttagtttttctgttctgttgaAACACTGCAATGCAACATGGCGGGCTCTGTGGAAGAGGACCTGCTTCTTATGCAATGTAGATTGGAAGAAGGGTTCATTCTAAACGGAAACAACAATTCTTAGTTTCAGGCATTAAGGAAAAAGTAATTAAGAACACTGTATTCCATTTCTGCAATTAGATCCCCCTAAATCCTACACATTGTTCCTTTAACTGGTTGTATTGAAATGTGGATCAATAGCACTCAATAACACAATCTTCACTATGATTCATCAAAACATCTGATCAGATATGAAGTGATGCTGTCAGATTACACAGAAACATGGCGGACAAAAGTTAATGTTTGGTTGATGGAAAGAAACCTTTTATTAATGCACAAATTGCATGTTAATTCTTTGCTCACATGTAATTTGTAATATAGTTATTAGGATGTAACCGTTAGTTGCTGTCCACGTAGCATGACCTATATTAGTTAGAAAAGTTGTTTATTAGCATTAACCCCGATAACAAATGTACTGGTACAGCAACAAGTCTGGGACAATCTGAccaataaaatacaacacatcttCTTTGTAGCACCCATTAcgacttaaaggtgctctaagccaggggttcccaaaactttcagcccacaacccctaaagtaacggtgcaagtgactcgcgaccccccccgctataaatgtatataaacattgcgcacaaccgcgcacgcactataggcgtcTCCAAACAcaagcatattgacaacacaaaataacacaacagccattacattattctacagtactttactcaatactttaatttgaacttaacctaatgagatggatgtgcaaTATGTTTGTAGCACAGCAAGTCCAATCctggtttaatgttggagaccgctactcggagATCATCCTCCACATTCAGTCgccatctgtatttatttttatggtaCGTCAGTGCCGAGAAAGTCTTTTCGCACAAGTAGGTAGTGCCANNNNNNNNNNGCACATCCAAAGCCGCCCTGGATAGCTGTGGGTGTTCCCTCTCAACTGAAATCCAAAACTCAGCCAGCGTCTTAGAACTAAACACTGTCTTCAAGGTTCGGTCGCTTGACGGTTCAACCAATGCGTCCTCCAGCTCGGATGTCATATGATTTGCCCTCGTTTCAGTGAATGGTTGAAGTGTTCCAGGAGGGCTTGAAGGTGGGAAGTGNNNNNNNNNNtcactattttattttaaatttagccactagttttatattgtgttaaaatcatggctaacacatgctatttctaatcgtttttaaatttgtattttatttctggaaatcaacttttgaccccccccctctctggctcgtgacccccctgtgggtcccggaATTactgctctaagcgatgtcattTTTTCGGCGTTGGCCCTTGCCGACAGAAGTTCCTGTATCTCGTCTCtccagtttgacatttttgttggtGTCTTTCTGCCTATCACCCCTTCTTCACccttagatgttttttttcttcttccagttTTGTGCCGGCTAAGTACCGTGTCGGGTCCACCTGCTTTGGACATTTGCCTTTTTACATAAAGCTGCATAAAGTGCATGTGTAAACAGCACTTTCAAAGGTCATTGGGGTCAGAAGAACAACTTCCCAACCTTGGAGGAGCATTTGAATGTACAATAATCCATTTTACCCAGATCCATGTTTGTAGCTTTGCTTCTGGGATTGTAATTAAAGCTTCATCTTCACCAATTGGAAAAGCATCCCCAGACCACTAATCAAGTCTCGTCCTCCTTCTTTAGTCCGTCTCACGTCATCAGCCCAGTCCACCAATCACGAGTTAATTTTTCCCTGGCACCTGAAGAGTAGTCCATAACAGACACCCTGCACAGCTGTGATTTAATCTGAGCAGTCCACCACTGTGCTTCTTTGGTTAATGTGAACCAGGCTTGTTTGTATTGTAATCTGTTTTTAATCGGTAAGATTTAAGTAGACAGGCAgggtttgttttccctttttctttcttggaaATTATAAGCTATATATGTGAATTTAAGTTAATTGAAAgagtttgttttattgatttgGCTTTTTCTTTACTAGctcacattatttatttatttgtatctGTATGCAATGTTACATTCAGTATTtgacaaacaataaatacacattcGTTTCATGTTTCTTCCCTTACTTCTGGACCTCTCTGGGACATAACAGTGGCACACAAAAACCTGAAAGCTCTTAAGAGACGAGAAAGTAAACTTTGACTTgagatttttttgtatatacacCTATTTACAGTTTTCAAAAACATGGAACATGAAGGTCAGTGTTTCTAGATACTTTATTCACACATTAACTATTTAAATGCAAGCTGTGAACACAAACTCAAAATATTTCCTACTGCAAGAGAAATAAATACAGGAAGTGACCAAAAGACTACCGTACACTACTTTATTTGTCCACATTTAGATGCCATCTGTCACAGTATGCTTTGTTACTGTGAAACGGAGCACTTGCATAGACAATTTCATTACATCATCCTCTCAGTATCAAATTCACTTCAAAAATATATTCcaataaaataggttttagtTACAATATTAAAAAGGCTCTACAttttatgtgtgcgtgtgtgtgtactattACACAGTACGTCATACATGTTTAAATTAGCAGACCAAGTACTACTGTCCAgactgagaaaataaaaggaatTAAGGAATTCCTTTTGAGGCAATCAGCAGATAGTGTGTGTTGCAAACTGACTTTTTGGAAGCATGTCCTTTCCTTTGTCATAGAGAGTACATCAGAGTATTTCTGAGTCTAAAGCCTGAGCACCTTCCTTCCTTTTGTAATAATATAACCACCTACTATTTTGACATTGTGAATCAATaacaccaaaccaaaaactatatattattaatgttaTGTATTTGAGCTCTCCCTACACAGGCACAGTTGTCAGTCTGCTGGAATTTGAGTCTCTTCAGAGCTCCGTCTTCCTATTACTCACTGAGCGGCTGGCAGCCCCATCCTCTGCCGCAGAGCTGGAGGTAGAGGAGGGCGCGTCATTGGGCTGAAAACCCAATGAGGCTGAGTTGATGCAGTAGCGTTTTCCAGTGGGTCGTGGTCCATCATCAAACAGGTGTCCCAGGTGAGCTCCACACTTAAACACAATGGGAAAGATTAATTTACAGCTTTTTAGAATTTTAGTTGTACATTATCAACATGTCCATTTGTGATCCTGCAAAAATGATTCCCTCGCCATCCATGCAATTTATTGAGGGAAAGTGGAGGCAATGTCCCCTGCCGTCTTATTTCATATTCTACATAGACATAGTGGCTttaagtaaaaacaacaacaaaatccctGAAACGTTAGGCTTTACAACAATATGATCTGTGACGTCACTTGACACCCaggttttgtgttggagttctACAGTATCCAAAATGTGCACTTGTACATTTGATTGACATAATACGTTGCTAGACAAAAAAAAANNNNNNNNNNATTGTGTCAAAAACTTGAGCCAGATTTTGGTTTTTGGCAGTTGAATTCAGGAGTTTGTTTATGCACGCAGGGCTAATGTTGGTCTTAACACAATCCTTTACCCTGGAACTCTCTTGCCAAATCTGTGCTGCGATGGGCGAGAATTGTGATGTAACAGGAAGCTGAGCTATATTATAAAAGTGAAATATAGCACGGGGCACAGGGGCAGACTTTTTAATGAATCCAAAAGATCCACATTTGGTGAAAGGAAATTACCATGGCTGGGTATAATAGGATGTTTCAAGtacttttgtgtcatttttctttGACTAGTTGTTTtctgtgactgtttttttttctgtctgttaaaAACTGTGGGAAAGCTGTTAtgcatttaattttattctGACAGTCACTCTGTGCTAAAGGATTAAACAGTATATGATGTTATGGTGTAATGCAGTGTTTCTAGTGTACCTGGCTGCAGGTAATCTCCACTCTGTGCATCCCATAGGAGAAATCATCTGAGACAGTGACGGACTCTTCCTTCACAAGGTCAAAGAAGGACGGCCAACCTGAACACATAACGGCATCATGTTATGAAGGGGTGAGCAAACAAGTGGAGTGACATGCAAAGGACAGCACTGGTCCGACCCTTGTGTCTGATGTGAGCTGGCGCTGGCTTTGAGGCCAAAATCAAACCTATCGAGTTGGTCGGTCCAGCACTATAGTGGCCGAGACGGttcaacacaaacactaaagccacaacacaaacacaaaagcttaaacacaaatacaaaagccacAATACAAACGCAAAAGCCACAATacaaacgcaaaagctacaacacaaatataaaagcCCTAACACACAAGCAACAACGGAAGTGAGTGACAATGCAAGTGAGTGTGTTGTTGACAAACTGAGCTGGCGGATGGGCAGGAGGAAAGTTCTTGTATGTTTGAGAAGTGAAACATGGTTCCTTGCCAATTATGATTACTGTCACTATGTGACGGTCACAAATAAGCAATGTTGCTCaatatgtttgtattttcataTGTATGTACTCTGCCATTTAGGCTACAAAGGAAAGGGTTTACTGTTCAGGTGAGAAATGCATTTTCCATGTGTGAACAAGTCCCaaacgtacgtgtgtgtgtgtgtgcctatttgTAGGGTAAGACTGAGGATACGCAACAAAACCATAAACTCTacaattaatatacagtctatgaacacacacttttacatGACTTTAAATACAGTGTTAACATAAGAGTCCACAGTctgaattgtatttatttattttattttccattagtAGGCACAAAGCAAGGTCATGGTTAaaattctgttgttgtttttttaaattcagaccAACACGTGTATGACCATGAACGTAGAACATGTATGTGTCTATGACATATGTCAATAATACTGTAATAGGCAGCATTTTGAAGGTAACACAATTAGAATTCACTTTAAACATCTGTTTACCAtacacatgtgtttgtgttgtagctctTGCGTTTGTGTTGCAGCTCTTGCGTTTGTGTTGAACCGTGTCGGTcactgtacagcactttgtttcagactgaaatatttcaatGAGGGCACTTTGGAGTTTAATTAATCAAATTctcaaaaaaaactcaaagcatcctgaaaaaacaacaactttaaaacagttttctttCCTGAAATTAGCCTCCAAAATCCCTGTGATAAATGAAAGTCCTCTCCAATCCATAACAGCACTACTACCAGATTTCTTTTTAGCATAATGGGATCTTTAAAAGATTCTACTCCTGGTTATGACACTATTAATGCAAAACTACTTAAAGTGGGTTCTGATGCCATCACCGAAACACTGACCCATATATTTAAAAGGAATTGTGCCACAGgaattgaaaacaaacaaaaataatcccCATTCACAAAGCTGAAGATCCCTTTGGGAAACCACAACAAACAGGGAATTATTGGAAAGACTTACAAAGAATGTTATCGAAATTTGACACTTTTGGACCGATGGTGGGGTTTTGCTATGAACAAAGTCCACACAACGATACACTGGTAAaggcaaattacatttaaccaatgtaACAATTAATGTTAATATTGTATGTCGCGCATGTTTTCATATGCAGTGTGCaaattttccaccaaaacatgtgTTTCTTAAGAGTGATACTATATTGTATCGGGAGCCATTAAAGTGATTTGAGTACCGCAGCAACGTTTAAGTGTACATATTTAGCCccaaacaagaagaaaatgtatgtatataaaccCAAAGACAATAATTTCATAGAGTATGTTCAAAAAAGAATTTCAGGCTTCAGAGAAGTGACTTGCTTTGGCGGAAATAGCCCCGGCTTGTAATGAtagcagagcagagaaaagaCCTGCAGGTGAAAAAACTGACCTACTGGGTTACAGTGGTTCAACTTACCCGATCCGGAGTCAAATTTAGTGTTTGAGctataaaaatgaaacaaaaatgttaattaGAAAACGTTTGTTCAtttcaatgtttaaaaaaaaaaagtactgccTTGCCTTTCTTACAATACTCTAATATTGTAGTAGAGTGTCATGGATCCCAACATCTGACCCCacacccagacagacagacagtgcaGCTCTCACCTGAACAGCAGGGCCCCGCAGACAACACAAGTGTAGGTCCCCTCATCTTTATGATGTGTGAACCCTCCAGTGAAGGCACTGTGGAAAGTGGCTGTATTAGTCAAACTGAATGGCCCAACATGATGAACAAATGAGTTCTTGTTTAGGGCGCAACAAATACTAGtattcatgctttttttatttttagcttttttaattGCTTGGTGTGATTGATTCCTTAGTTGACAGCAATGTAAGCAGTCGGCAGGAGACGCTCCGGGGTGCGCAAGGATTTTGTATCTGAATTACGACCAGGactcacattttttatttctttgttcattATTCGTGACGCAACAATTTCACACAGTCAAAGACATCATGTAGCCTGTTCACAATTGTAGgtaagtgtgtgcatgttatgGCATGCAAAAAGGTTAAATGACACAAGAATATTCAATGAAATTCTGAGAACAAGAAAATTAAGAATATGAATTGAAAGTTAAGAACTGTCCCTGTACATTTTCATGATATTCCTTTCCCTAATAAGCTTGGGCTGTATATTGCCATGAGACGTGTATAAACACTGCCAGAAGGTTTTTGTATTAAACAGTGCAAAAGGTTATATTATGACTTGCTAATTTATGAAACTTTgagtaaaatgaaatgtaactTGATATCAAAATGCTTATGGTCAGCAGGTGGTTCCAGCGGCTTGTCCTACCTCTCAGTTCCTCTCTCCTGGGTAACATGGTATTGCATAGGTGTGAGCCTTTTCTTCAGCTCCTCCTGAGGGAAGCTCACT
Protein-coding regions in this window:
- the msrb3 gene encoding LOW QUALITY PROTEIN: methionine-R-sulfoxide reductase B3 (The sequence of the model RefSeq protein was modified relative to this genomic sequence to represent the inferred CDS: inserted 2 bases in 1 codon; deleted 1 base in 1 codon) encodes the protein MFRHSDPPVHKHXVCRSTGRLWCVRLVLCQINTGDTLLLCHRCFSVVAFLSVTVFLMAVLLRRGLFVTLHHALGQGSNSVFHPALPAALLGACRTKKTWPVSFPQEELKKRLTPMQYHVTQERGTESAFTGGFTHHKDEGTYTCVVCGALLFSSNTKFDSGSGWPSFFDLVKEESVTVSDDFSYGMHRVEITCSQCGAHLGHLFDDGPRPTGKRYCINSASLGFQPNDAPSSTSSSAAEDGAASRSVSNRKTEL